A DNA window from Babylonia areolata isolate BAREFJ2019XMU chromosome 28, ASM4173473v1, whole genome shotgun sequence contains the following coding sequences:
- the LOC143301764 gene encoding 1,25-dihydroxyvitamin D(3) 24-hydroxylase, mitochondrial-like, whose product MFTLLEYDVSRYISHSLSPRMRRVVSGSFRLPVRPASHGLDGRDLHVTQARSSSGSAQGHHLGRLLTSTSVQSSSSSSSSSSWSLRLRSSLGFLLKRDASSQPKPLPPKTHTGTGRTVALPRSPTESVPKYDPENIEAFRNAHKFQSIPGPTAPYQALPFAGTRLLYYPFSPDKTDNMGSMLTKLQSRYGPIMRIRLGSQWIVFIEHLADIQHAIRTSEKELDSRGPPGLNAPPLPSPLSALDRLRQYVKDPSLALLDAGPKPQKMRNAVAKHLNQERTLANYLRAQDEMAQDLMKQMQRCLESPAELQGLFHRYAIENSGQLCFKQRVGLLGDYYSSDGQKQRLMESYRTIIRCLGEILTGTKLLYTVVNDPFARRFRDARSFAQTWERRQMRDVTMKAVTDKGSVSTLLPEENSLLVALMDDKSLTEMEVSDTMHALMTTRSEASASGLQMLLACMATNTDKQEKLAADIRRVLGPDGALKKDTLDALPYVGACINESLRSVARLSWLAGFFVFFVVFFFVFFHQ is encoded by the exons ATGTTCACCCTTCTGGAATACGACGTTTCCAG GTACATATCTCACAGCTTGAGTCCCAGAATGCGACGCGTCGTGTCGGGGAGCTTTAGATTGCCCGTGCGGCCAGCGTCCCACGGACTGGACGGCCGTGACCTTCACGTGACCCAGGCCAGGTCATCATCAGGGTCAGCCCAAGGTCATCACTTAGGGAGGCTGCTGACCTCGACGTCGGTGCAgagttcatcttcttcgtcttcttcttcttcttggtccttGAGGTTGAGGTCCTCATTGGGCTTCTTGTTGAAAAG GGATGCCTCCAGCCAGCCCAAGCCCTTGCCCCCCAAGACCCACACTGGAACAGGCCGCACCGTGGCCTTGCCTCGCAGCCCCACTGAGTCGGTGCCCAAGTACGACCCCGAGAACATCGAGGCCTTCAGGAACGCCCACAAGTTCCAGAGCATCCCGGGGCCCACGGCGCCCTACCAGGCCCTGCCCTTCGCCGGCACCAGGCTCCTGTATTACCCTTTCT CTCCGGACAAGACGGACAACATGGGCAGCATGCTGACCAAGCTGCAGTCCAGATACGGGCCCATCATGAGGATCCGCCTGGGGTCCCAGTGGATCGTCTTCATCGAGCACCTGGCTGACATCCAGCACGCCATCAGGACCAGCGAGAAGGAGCTGGACAGCCGGGGACCTCCGGGTCTGAACGCCCCTCCGCTGCCCAGCCCCCTCAGCGCCCTGGACAGGCTGCGGCAGTACGTCAAGGACCCTTCCTTGGCCTTGCTGGA CGCGGGTCCCAAGCCCCAGAAGATGCGGAACGCAGTGGCCAAGCATCTGAACCAGGAGCGCACCCTAGCCAATTACCTGCGCGCCCAAGACGAGATGGCGCAGGACCTGATGAAGCAGATGCAGCGATGCCTGGAGTCCCCTGCGGAGCTGCAAGGCCTTTTCCACCGCTACGCCATTGAGA acagcGGTCAGCTGTGCTTCAAGCAGAGGGTAGGACTGCTTGGGGATTACTACAGCTCTGATGGCCAGAAGCAACGACTGATGGAGAGCTACCGCACCATCATCCGCTGTCTGGGGGAGATCCTCACCGGAACCAAACTCCTCTACACCGTCGTCAACGACCCCTTCGCCAGGCGATTCCGGGATGCCAGGTCCTTCGCGCAGAC GTGGGAGAGGCGTCAGATGCGGGACGTGACGATGAAGGCCGTGACGGACAAAGGCTCCGTGAGCACCTTGCTGCCCGAGGAGAACAGCCTCCTGGTCGCTCTCATGGACGACAAGAGTCTGACGGAAATGGAGGTCTCAGACACCATGCACGCCCTCATGACCACACGCTCAGAGGCT TCTGCCAGCGGACTGCAGATGCTACTGGCCTGCATGGCGACCAACACGGACAAGCAGGAGAAGCTGGCAGCAGACATCCGTAGGGTGCTGGGCCCAGATGGGGCCCTCAAGAAGGACACCCTGGATGCTCTGCCCTACGTGGGGGCCTGCATCAATGAGTCCCTCAGGTCCGTTGCACGGTTGTCCTGGCTTGCTggctttttcgttttttttgttgtttttttttttgttttttttcatcagtga
- the LOC143302072 gene encoding putative cytochrome P450 CYP44 has protein sequence MSSGGQIILHNNIVLSNYLVPAGVPIELNSRRTAKNAVWFDHPNFYVPERWMGEKSEKIPSLAFMPFGFIDHGCMGLRSFFFQEQSAALIKILQMYKVDLPEEFQKGQLQTMHAPFRTPREPLPFVFTPRASKSKKKGK, from the exons ATGTCATCGGGCGGTCAGATCATACTTCACAACAACATCGTGCTCAGCAACTACCTGGTCCCTGCTGGG GTGCCCATAGAGCTGAACAGTCGTCGCACAGCCAAGAACGCAGTATGGTTTGACCACCCTAACTTCTATGTCCCGGAGAGGTGGATGGGCGAAAAGTCGGAGAAGATTCCCAGCCTGGCCTTCATGCCCTTTGGCTTTATCGACCACGGCTGTATGGGCCTGAGGTCCTTCTTCTTCCAGGAGCAGTCCGCTGCCCTCATCAAG atcCTGCAGATGTACAAGGTCGACCTTCCCGAGGAGTTCCAGAAAGGTCAGCTGCAGACGATGCACGCTCCCTTCCGTACTCCCAGGGAGCCGCTGCCTTTCGTTTTCACTCCCAGGGCGTCCAAGTCCAAGAAGAAGGGCAAATGA